Part of the Rhizobium sp. WYJ-E13 genome is shown below.
GGCAGCGTTTCGCGCGGCTTCGACGAAAACAGCGTCAAGGTCGGTATCGGCGTCAAGTTCTGATAAGAATTGTATCTGACATGATAAAAGCCGGGCCTCGTGCCCGGCTTTTTGTTGCTGCGTCGATCTGAAATCTCACGCGTCCTGGAGATCTCTCAGGCCCTTCAAATCTTTCAGGCCCTTCAAATCTTTCAGGCTTGTGGCTTCAGCTGATCGTAGCCGTCGAACCTCTTCTCGAATTCCTTGAGCCAGCCGATCAGCTCGGCATGGTCTTCTTCCCACTGGCCCTTGAAGCGCAGGTCGAGATAGCCGAGCGTTGCCGCCAGCGCGAAATGCCCGCCATGCAGCTTCTTGCCGAGCTTCGGCGTGTTGGCGGCCAGATAGTTCAGTGCGGTCTCGACCTTCTTCCATTGCCGGTCGAGCCAGGGCTGATGCACCTTTTCTTCATTGCGGAAGCGGCGTTCGTAGACGATCGCGAGCAGGCAGTCGCAGACGCCGTCGCAGAGCGCTTCCAGTACTTCGGCGTCCGTGCGCTTGCGCTTCTTGGAGGGATAGAGCGCGCCCTTCGTCATCCGGTCGAAATAATGCATGATGGCGATACTGTCGAAGATGGAAACGCCGTCGTCCGTCAGCAGCGTCGGGATCTTGCCGAGCGGATTGTTGTCCACGAGGATCGCCGGTCCCGCATTCGTATCGACCCGGATTTGCGCAATCTCGAGACCGAGATGGCGGGCGGCCATGCCCACCTTGCTGGAGAAAGGGGAGGTCGGGGAGCAGAGAAGCTTCATAGGGCACCTTTTGAAATGCGGATTGCCGGGACTATTCCCCCGCGCTACAGATTCGGTCAATCGGCCTTGGCAGGCTTCGTCTCTCCGCGCAGCCAGAAGGCACGCTGCGAGGCGAAACGGTCCTGCGCCAGATGGTCCTTCAGGACCGGCAGCAACTGGTGCAGCTCGTCCTTCAGCGTGAAGGGTGGGTTGACGACGATGAGTCCCGAGCCGGTCAGCCCCGTCGTCTCGCGGTCGCTGCGCACGGCAAGTTCGGCGCAGAGCATCTTCGGAATGTCCAGCGCCTGCAGCGCCTCATGGAAGTCCTTGATCGGTGCGCCCTTCTTCAGCGGATACCAGAGGCAATAGGTACCACCCGGAAAACGCCGGTAAGCCCTAGCGAGGCCATCCACCAACCGCTCATATTCGCCGTCCTCCTCGAAAGGCGGATCGACGAGCACGATACCGCGCTTTTCCTTCGGCGGCAGATGCGCGCCGAGCGCCAGCCAGCCGTCGAGCTCGATGATGCGCGCATGGTGATCGCCTTCGAAGACGCGATGCAGGCGAACAAAATCCTCCGGGTGCAGCTCCATCGCCGAAAGCCGGTCCTGTGGGCGAAACAGCATGCGCGCAAGCTTTGGGGAGCCCGAATAGAAACGCAGGCCGCCCTGCGGGTTGAGTTCGCGGATCGCGGAGAGATAGGGTTCCAGCAGTTCGGAAACCTGCGGCCCGAGATCGGTCTCCAGCAGCTTGCCGATACCGCCTTGCCACTCGCCGGTCTTCTGCGCTTCCTCGGAAGAGAGATCGTAGAGGCCGATGCCGGCATGCGTGTCGAGCACCCGAAAGCCGGCGTCCTTCTTCTGCATATAGCGGATCAAACGCGCCAGCACCGCATGCTTCAGGACATCGGCGAAATTGCCTGCATGGTAGATGTGGCGATAGTTCATTTTCGCTGATGCCTGTTATGAATTCGGATCATTGGGAGTTTTTGTGCCTTTTGGGCGGTCGAGCCTTGGCATATAGAAATCGCATGAACATTGCGACCCCCATCAACGCCAAATCCCGGATCGGTCATACGGCCTGTCCGCATGACTGTCCCTCCACCTGCGCGCTGGAGGTGGATATTACGGAGGACGGCCGCATCGGTCGCGTCCGGGGTGCGAACGATCATTCTTATACATCGGGCGTCATCTGCGCCAAGGTCGCCCGTTATGCCGAGCGCCTCTATCATCCCGATCGCCTGATGCATCCGCTGCGCCGCGCCGGCGCCAAGGGGGCAGGGCAATGGCAGCAGATCTCCTGGGATGATGCGCTGGACGAGATTGCCGAAGCCTTCGTGAAGGCTGAGGCGAAGGATGGCAGCGAAGCGATCTGGCCGTATTTCTACGCCGGCACCATGGGCTGGGTGCAGCGCGACTCGATCGAGCGCCTGCGCCACGCCAAGTGCTATTCCGGCTTCTTTTCCTCGATCTGCACCAACCCCGCCTGGACCGGATTCACCATGGGGACCGGCATGCTGCGCGGCCCGGACCCGCGGGAAATGGCCCGCACCGACTGCGTCGTCATCTGGGGCACCAATGCGGTTGCGACGCAGGTCAACGTGATGACCCACGCGATCAAGTCGCGCAAGGAGCGTGGCGCCAAGATCGTCGTCATCGACATCTACGACAATCCGACGATGAAGCAGGCCGACATGGCCCTCATCGTCAAGCCCGGCACCGATGCAGCCCTTGCCTGCGCCGTCATGCATATCGCTTTCCGCGACGGTTATGCCGACCGTGCCTACATGGCGAAATACGCCGACGATCCCGCCGGCCTCGAAACGCATCTGAAGGCGAAGACGCCGGAATGGGCCGCCGCCATCACCGGTCTTTCGGTCGAGGAGATCGAAGCCTTCGCCAAACTCGTCGGCACGACCAAAAAGACTTTCTTCCGCCTCGGTTACGGGTTTACCCGCCAGCGCAATGGCGCGGTCGCCATGCATGCCGCCGCCTCGGTCGCCACCGTGCTCGGCTCCTGGCAATATGAGGGTGGCGGCGCCTTCCATTCGAACAGCGATATCTTCCGCATGAACAATGCGGAGCTGACCGGCAAATCGATGAAGGATGCCGACATCCGCATGATCGACCAGTCGCAGATCGGCCGTGCGCTGACCGGTGATGCCGTGGCGCTCCGCCATCGCGGGCCAGTGACGGCCATGCTGATCCAAAATACAAATCCGGTAAACATCGCCCCGGAACAGCGGCTGGTGAAGCGCGGCTTTGCCCGCGACGACCTCTTCGTTGCCGTCCATGAGCAGTTCATGACCGAGACGGCCGACATGGCCGATATCGTCATTCCCGCCACCATGTTCGTCGAGCATGACGATATCTACCGCGCCGGCGGCCAGAACCACATCCTGCTCGGCCCGAAGCTCGTCGAACCGCCGCCGACGGTGCGAAGCAACCTGTTCGTGATCGAAGAACTGGCAAAACGCCTCGGCGTCGCCGATCGCCCCGGCTTCGGTTTCACGGCGCGCGAGTTGGTCGACCGCGTGCTGGCCGCGAGCAATCTGCCGGATTACGACTATTTCCTCGAGCATAAGTGGTTCGACCGCCAGCCCGCCTTCGAAGACGCACATTATCTCAATGGTTTCGCCCATCCCGACGGCAAGTTCCATTTCCGGCCGGACTGGGTGAACGACCCCGCCCCGAACAAGCCGTCGGCTTCCGTCGGCGCGCTCGGCCCCTACGCAGAGCTACCGCCTTTCCCGGATCAGGTCGATGTCATCGAGCTCGCCGATCCCGAGCATCCCTTCCGCCTGGCGACCTCGCCGGCGCGCAACTTCCTGAATTCGAGCTTCTCGGAAACCAAGACCTCACGCCAGAAGGAAGGCCGTCCGGAAGTGATGATCAACCCTGTCGATGCCGAGGCGAACGGTGTCGGCAATGGCGACCTCGTCCGTATTGGCAATATGCGCGGTGACCTGCGGATCCACGCCCGCGTAACGACCGAGGTCAAGCCAGGCGTTTTGATTGCAGAGGGCCTTTGGCCCAACAAGGCGCATGTCGATGGCGAAGGCATCAACGTTCTCACCGGTGCCGATCCCGTTGCGCCCTATGGCGGTGCTGCCGTCCATGACAACAAGGTCTGGCTTCGCAAGGACGTCATATGACGCAATCTAAGGCAAAAGTGGAAATCGTCGGCAAGGAAATCCTGTCCGACGGCTGGACGAAGTTGACCAGCTACATGATCGATTACACCGACCGGAATGGCGTGACCCATCGCCTGCCACGCGAGGTCTATCACCGCACGCCCGCCGCCTGTATCCTTCTTTACGATCCCAAGCGTGACGTGGTCGTGTTGGTGAAGCAGTTCCGCCTGCCGGCCCATGTGAACGGCGATCCCGCCTGGATGATCGAAGTCCCGGCCGGCCTGCTCGACGGCGATGAACCCGAGGCCGCGATCCGTCGCGAGGCGATGGAAGAGACGGGATACACGGTTCGCGATATCCGCTTCCTGTTCAGATCCTACACAGCACCGGGCTCCATCACCGAGATCGTGCATTTCTTCGCAGCGGCAATCGATACCGCCGACCGCACGTCCGACGGCGGGGGGCTGGAAGACGAGCATGAGGATATCGAAGTGCTGGAAATCCCGCTGCCGCAGGCTCTCGCGATGATAGAAGAAGGAGAGATCATCGATCTCAAGACGATCATGCTGCTGCAATGGACGGTGGCAAACAAGAGCCTGCTTGGCGCCTGAAAGTCCGGCTTTGAAGCGTGACGGTTGGGGGCCATGCGCACCGCCTGAATTCCTTGGAATTCTTCATCCAATTGTCACGAAGCGGGACTAAGCGCTGCCATTTGACAATCATCGGATACGTCAGGAGAAAGCCCATGTGGCTCAGCAATTTCACCCTCGTTCTCCCAGGCGAGGTGGTGAGTGAAGGTTCCGTGCGGATTGAAGATGGCGTGATCGCCGAAATCAGGCCGGAGCCGGTCGCCAATGCCGTCATTGACGGCGGCGGGCGTCTGCTGATGCCCGGTTTCGTCGATCTGCATGGCGACATGATCGAGCGCGAGATCGCGCCGCGCCCGAACGCCCAGATGCCGATCGATTTCGGCATACACGAACTCGACAAGAAGCTTGCCGCTGCCGGCGTAACGACGGCTTTTGCCGCCGTCTCCTTCGCGACGGAAAGCGTCTACGGCCATGTCCGTTCGCTGGAGACGACCTCGGCCGTCATCGAGGGTATCAACACGCTGCGCGATAACCTGCTGATCGATCACCGTGTCCATGCCCGCTACGAGATCACCAATATCGGTGCGGCACCGACGCTGGAGCGGCTGCTGGAAGCCGGCCATATCGACATGGTTTCGCTGACCGACCACACGCCGGGGCAGGGCCAGTACAACGACATCAAGAGCTATATCCTGAGCATTTCCGAGCGCCGCGCCATATCGGAGGAAATGGCTGCGGAGGTCGTTGCCAAGCGCATCGCCATGCGTGACAATCCCGAGATCGATGCCAAGCTGAAGCATATCGTAGCCCTCGCGAAGAAGCATGGTCTCTCGCTCGCCTCTCATGACGATGACAGCGTCGAAAAGGTCATCGAAATGTTCGCTCTCGGCGTCACGATCAGCGAATTCCCGGTCACGCTGCCTGCCGCCGAAGAAGCCCGCCGCCGCGGCCTCTGGACACTGATGGGCGCACCGAATGCACTGCGCGGCAAATCCATGTCCGGCAATCTGAGCGCGCTCGACGCCGCAAAGGCGGGCCTGCTGACGGTGATCGCTGCCGATTACCATCCGGCTGCCTTCGTGCCCGGCATCTTCAAGCTGGCGGAAATGGTTGAGGGTGGGCTTCCCGCTGCCGTCGCCATGGCGACGGCTAATGCCGCCCGTTCAGCCGGCCTGATGGATCGCGGCGAGATCGCCGTCGGCCAGCGCGCCGATACGGTTGTGATCGAGCCGGGTGACGTTCATCGCATCCGCGCCACCTTCCGCGGCGGCAAGTTCATCTACAGCGACGGCACGCTGCACCCGCTGCAGACCCTTGCGGCCTGAGGTCAGGGTTTAGAGCAATTCCAGCAAAAGTGTGCAGCGGTTTTGCGCCCGGAATTGCGTACAAACAAGCAGATAGAGCGCTTTCGTGATTCGAAGAAAAACGAAAGTTCTCTAGTCGCCGATCAGCGAAATAAGCTGGGATTTGGGGGCGGCGGCGGTGGAAGCTGCCGCCCCGACTGCCTTCCCGCCTTCCATCTTCACCTTGCCTTCGGCAAAGAGCTTGAGCGCCTGCGGATAGAGTTGATGCTCGATGGTCAGTATGCGTCCTGCCAGCGCTTCCGCCGTATCGCCCGCAAGTACAGGCACGGCGGCCTGGCCGATGACCGGGCCTTCATCCATGCCTTCGGTGACGAAATGCACGGTGCAGCCGGCGATCCGCATGCCGGCGTCGATCGCCCGCTGATGCGTGTGCAGCCCCGGAAAGAGCGGCAGAAGGGAAGGGTGGATATTGAGGATCCGACCCTCATGGCGCTGGATGAAGACGGCTGAGAGGAGCCGCATATAGCCGGCAAGACAGATGATATCAGGCGAAAGCTCATCGAGAGCGGCAAAGATTGCCGCCTCATGCTCGTCCTTGCTCGCATAGTCCTTGCGCACGAAGGCGAAGGTCGGAATGCCCTCCGCCGCCGCCTTGGCAAGCCCGCCTGCATCCGCCTTGTCGGAGATCACGCCGACGATCTCGGCCGGATAGTCCGCAGCCTTCGCCGCCTGCACCAGTGCCATCATGTTGGAGCCGCTGCCGGAAATGAAGACGACGGTGCGTTTGCGCGGCGAGTTCATAGGGCGAGCGTGCCCTTATAGATGGTGCCGGCAGTGCCTTCGGCGCGGGCAACCATGCGGCCGAGCGCTACGACCTTTTCACCTTCCGCTTCGAGCACCTGGGAGACCGCGGCAACATTCTCTTCGGCGACGACGACGATCATGCCGATGCCGCAGTTGAAGGTGCGCAGCATTTCCGTGGCTTCGACGCCACCCGTCCTGGCCAGCCACGAGAAGACTGCTGGAGCTTCGACGGCGGAGAGATCAATCTCGGCAGCGAGGTGCTTCGGCAGCACGCGCGGAATATTCTCCGGGAAACCGCCGCCGGTAATGTGGGCTAGCGCCTTCAGCGCACCCGTCTCGCGGATCGCTTTCAGCAGCGGCTTCACATAGATGCGGGTCGGCGTCAGCAGCGCTTCGCCGAGCTTCTTGCCCTCGGCAAACGGTGCCGGCGCATCCCAGCCGAGGCCTGAAAGCGAAACGATCTTGCGCACCAGCGAAAAACCGTTGGAGTGGACGCCGGAGGAGGAAAGGCCAAGAATGACGTCGCCTTCGGCAATATCACCCGATGGCAGCAGATTGCCGCGCTCGGCGGCACCCACCGCAAAACCGGCGAGATCATAATCGCCGGAGGAATACATACCCGGCATTTCGGCCGTTTCACCGCCGATCAGCGCGCAACCCGCCTCGCGGCAGCCGGCGGCGATGCCGCCGACGATGGCTGCGCCCTGATCCGGATCAAGCTTGCCGGTCGCGAAATAGTCGAGGAAGAAGAGCGGCTCCGCGCCCTGCACGACGAGATCGTTGACGCACATGGCAACGAGGTCCATGCCGACGGTTTCGTGATAATTCGCATCGATGGCGATCTTCAGCTTGGTGCCGACGCCATCATTGGCGGCAACAAGCACCGGATCGGTAAAGCCTGCAGCCTTCAGGTCGAAGAGGCCGCCGAAGCCGCCGATCTCGCCATCCGCGCCTGGACGGCGCGTGGAACGCACGGCTGGCTTGATCTTCTCCACCATCAGGTTGCCGGCATCGATGTCGACGCCTGCATCGCTGTAGGTCAGACCGTTTCTTCCAGACTGGCTCATGATGATCTCCAGAGGATTTGAAGCTGCGGATAAAAGACCGCGTCACATGCCGGTCGCAATTGCA
Proteins encoded:
- a CDS encoding alpha-D-ribose 1-methylphosphonate 5-triphosphate diphosphatase → MWLSNFTLVLPGEVVSEGSVRIEDGVIAEIRPEPVANAVIDGGGRLLMPGFVDLHGDMIEREIAPRPNAQMPIDFGIHELDKKLAAAGVTTAFAAVSFATESVYGHVRSLETTSAVIEGINTLRDNLLIDHRVHARYEITNIGAAPTLERLLEAGHIDMVSLTDHTPGQGQYNDIKSYILSISERRAISEEMAAEVVAKRIAMRDNPEIDAKLKHIVALAKKHGLSLASHDDDSVEKVIEMFALGVTISEFPVTLPAAEEARRRGLWTLMGAPNALRGKSMSGNLSALDAAKAGLLTVIAADYHPAAFVPGIFKLAEMVEGGLPAAVAMATANAARSAGLMDRGEIAVGQRADTVVIEPGDVHRIRATFRGGKFIYSDGTLHPLQTLAA
- the purM gene encoding phosphoribosylformylglycinamidine cyclo-ligase translates to MSQSGRNGLTYSDAGVDIDAGNLMVEKIKPAVRSTRRPGADGEIGGFGGLFDLKAAGFTDPVLVAANDGVGTKLKIAIDANYHETVGMDLVAMCVNDLVVQGAEPLFFLDYFATGKLDPDQGAAIVGGIAAGCREAGCALIGGETAEMPGMYSSGDYDLAGFAVGAAERGNLLPSGDIAEGDVILGLSSSGVHSNGFSLVRKIVSLSGLGWDAPAPFAEGKKLGEALLTPTRIYVKPLLKAIRETGALKALAHITGGGFPENIPRVLPKHLAAEIDLSAVEAPAVFSWLARTGGVEATEMLRTFNCGIGMIVVVAEENVAAVSQVLEAEGEKVVALGRMVARAEGTAGTIYKGTLAL
- a CDS encoding 23S rRNA (adenine(2030)-N(6))-methyltransferase RlmJ — protein: MNYRHIYHAGNFADVLKHAVLARLIRYMQKKDAGFRVLDTHAGIGLYDLSSEEAQKTGEWQGGIGKLLETDLGPQVSELLEPYLSAIRELNPQGGLRFYSGSPKLARMLFRPQDRLSAMELHPEDFVRLHRVFEGDHHARIIELDGWLALGAHLPPKEKRGIVLVDPPFEEDGEYERLVDGLARAYRRFPGGTYCLWYPLKKGAPIKDFHEALQALDIPKMLCAELAVRSDRETTGLTGSGLIVVNPPFTLKDELHQLLPVLKDHLAQDRFASQRAFWLRGETKPAKAD
- a CDS encoding molybdopterin-dependent oxidoreductase, whose amino-acid sequence is MNSDHWEFLCLLGGRALAYRNRMNIATPINAKSRIGHTACPHDCPSTCALEVDITEDGRIGRVRGANDHSYTSGVICAKVARYAERLYHPDRLMHPLRRAGAKGAGQWQQISWDDALDEIAEAFVKAEAKDGSEAIWPYFYAGTMGWVQRDSIERLRHAKCYSGFFSSICTNPAWTGFTMGTGMLRGPDPREMARTDCVVIWGTNAVATQVNVMTHAIKSRKERGAKIVVIDIYDNPTMKQADMALIVKPGTDAALACAVMHIAFRDGYADRAYMAKYADDPAGLETHLKAKTPEWAAAITGLSVEEIEAFAKLVGTTKKTFFRLGYGFTRQRNGAVAMHAAASVATVLGSWQYEGGGAFHSNSDIFRMNNAELTGKSMKDADIRMIDQSQIGRALTGDAVALRHRGPVTAMLIQNTNPVNIAPEQRLVKRGFARDDLFVAVHEQFMTETADMADIVIPATMFVEHDDIYRAGGQNHILLGPKLVEPPPTVRSNLFVIEELAKRLGVADRPGFGFTARELVDRVLAASNLPDYDYFLEHKWFDRQPAFEDAHYLNGFAHPDGKFHFRPDWVNDPAPNKPSASVGALGPYAELPPFPDQVDVIELADPEHPFRLATSPARNFLNSSFSETKTSRQKEGRPEVMINPVDAEANGVGNGDLVRIGNMRGDLRIHARVTTEVKPGVLIAEGLWPNKAHVDGEGINVLTGADPVAPYGGAAVHDNKVWLRKDVI
- the purN gene encoding phosphoribosylglycinamide formyltransferase, yielding MNSPRKRTVVFISGSGSNMMALVQAAKAADYPAEIVGVISDKADAGGLAKAAAEGIPTFAFVRKDYASKDEHEAAIFAALDELSPDIICLAGYMRLLSAVFIQRHEGRILNIHPSLLPLFPGLHTHQRAIDAGMRIAGCTVHFVTEGMDEGPVIGQAAVPVLAGDTAEALAGRILTIEHQLYPQALKLFAEGKVKMEGGKAVGAAASTAAAPKSQLISLIGD
- a CDS encoding NUDIX domain-containing protein — its product is MTQSKAKVEIVGKEILSDGWTKLTSYMIDYTDRNGVTHRLPREVYHRTPAACILLYDPKRDVVVLVKQFRLPAHVNGDPAWMIEVPAGLLDGDEPEAAIRREAMEETGYTVRDIRFLFRSYTAPGSITEIVHFFAAAIDTADRTSDGGGLEDEHEDIEVLEIPLPQALAMIEEGEIIDLKTIMLLQWTVANKSLLGA
- a CDS encoding glutathione S-transferase, with the translated sequence MKLLCSPTSPFSSKVGMAARHLGLEIAQIRVDTNAGPAILVDNNPLGKIPTLLTDDGVSIFDSIAIMHYFDRMTKGALYPSKKRKRTDAEVLEALCDGVCDCLLAIVYERRFRNEEKVHQPWLDRQWKKVETALNYLAANTPKLGKKLHGGHFALAATLGYLDLRFKGQWEEDHAELIGWLKEFEKRFDGYDQLKPQA